In Erigeron canadensis isolate Cc75 chromosome 6, C_canadensis_v1, whole genome shotgun sequence, the following are encoded in one genomic region:
- the LOC122604315 gene encoding secreted RxLR effector protein 161-like — protein sequence MLESNTYGTPIQQNHGLGVYDPKDVPVEASYYRAIIGSLVYLTTSRPDIMFAACLCARFQASSKESHLVAAKRILRYLKGNQGIGLWYPMGGTFDFVAYVDSDFGCCNNDRKSATRGCQFLGGRLVSWRCKKQTFVAQSSCEAEYMAVGSYCCQVLWIQQQLRNYGMDFLDTPIRIDNKLAIDITNNIVMH from the coding sequence atgctagaatCAAacacatatggtactcctattcagcagaaTCATGGGTTAGGAGTATATGATCCAAAAGATGTACctgttgaagcttcttattaTCGAGCAATCATTGGCTCATTGGTGTATCTGACTACTTCTAggccagatattatgttcgctgctTGTttatgtgctagatttcaagctagttcGAAAGAGTCgcatttggttgcagcaaaacgtattcttcGATATTTGAAAGGAAACCAAGGgattggtctatggtatcctatgggaggaacgtttgactTTGTTGCATATGttgattcggattttggttgttgtaacaatgacaggaaGTCTGCTACTAGAGGATGTCAGTTCTTAGGGGGGAGACTTGTATCATGGCGGTGTAAGAAGCAGACATTTGTTGCTCAATCTTCGTGTGAGGCAGAATATATGGCTGTTGGTAGCTACTGTtgccaggtattgtggattcaacAACAACTTCGCAACtatggtatggattttcttgatactcctattagaatagacaataaatTAGCTATAGATATTACAAATAACATTGTTATGCATTaa
- the LOC122605311 gene encoding myosin-binding protein 3-like, with protein MNRQSTRFWTLNALIGAFLDLYVAFLLLFGSIMAFICIKFLSFFGISILGNNLDQNVNSEFKSLLVDYPTDKVSAVQFSAARKFPFDTLFYRVQNDNPNNDNIGLNLERNDGVRELEGEASCSSKSDARKVVGIESDEVGGKVDKEKRIDVKGKGGLNYRLRGGFRRRRKGSFDSGRRSSVSSSTNWVTCVDQQSNNEIGTTGGLEGSCDFEGETSMVVKSDFLKRIPANEADKDNLIVLLTRELEKSQAAQVALYIELDKERSASATAADEAMSMILRLQEEKASIEMESRQYQRMIEEKSAYDEEEMNILKEIVLRREREKHFLEKEVEAYRQMVHVENDQVFGDNNQDFTNDPSKSTRFRKNARLFEDVDFSKQDEPERTIAIVGEEEKGFEMKAGDTSHEADSPVYDVHVIDNEPKSTEKSSRRKFDQSRSGLEMSAGLPPVSSKSSLRRNSTSALDNERTRLDTEVEWLRERLRIVQDGREKLNFSIDNREKESLQLQLLEDIARQLQEIRMLTEPHTTRQASLPLASAKGLTKKRRCRSASIGPPTQSY; from the exons atGAACAGGCAATCTACAAGGTTTTGGACATTGAATGCTTTAATTGGTGCATTTCTTGATTTATATGTAGCTTTTTTGTTACTGTTTGGATCAATTATGGCatttatttgtattaaatttCTTAGCTTCTTTGGTATAAGCATACTTGGTAATAATCTTGATCAAAATGTTAATTCTGAATTTAAGTCTTTACTTGTTGATTATCCTACTGATAAAGTATCCGCTGTTCAGTTTTCTGCTGCTAGAAAGTTCCCTTTTGATACCCTTTTCTATAGAGTTCAAAATGATAatccaaataatgataatattggTTTGAATTTGGAAAGAAATGATGGGGTTAGGGAGTTGGAAGGTGAAGCATCGTGTAGTTCGAAATCGGATGCTCGAAAAGTTGTTGGAATTGAGAGTGATGAGGTTGGAGGAAAGGTGGATAAGGAGAAAAGGATTGATGTGAAAGGGAAAGGAGGGTTGAATTATAGGTTGAGAGGCGGGTTTCGGCGTAGGAGGAAGGGTAGTTTTGATAGTGGGAGAAGGTCTTCTGTATCGTCTTCTACGAATTGGGTGACTTGTGTTGATCAACAAAGTAATAATGAGATTGGGACTACTGGAGGACTTGAAGGGAGTTGTGATT TTGAGGGAGAGACTTCTATGGTGGTGAAATCAGATTTCCTCAAAAGGATTCCTGCAAATGAAGCTGATAAGGACAACTTGATTGTGTTATTGACACGAGAACTGGAAAAATCACAAGCTGCTCAAGTTGCACTTTATATTGAACTTGATAAGGAAAGAAGTGCTTCTGCTACTGCTGCTGATGAGGCTATGTCAATGATTCTTCGATTACAAGAAGAAAAGGCGTCTATTGAAATGGAGTCACGTCAATATCAGAGAATGATTGAAGAGAAGTCAGcttatgatgaagaagaaatgaATATATTGAAAGAAATTGTTTTGAGGAGAGAAAGGGAGAAACATTTCTTGGAAAAGGAAGTCGAAGCATATAGACAGATGGTTCATGTAGAAAATGATCAAGTTTTTGGTGACAATAACCAAGATTTCACCAATGATCCTAGCAAGTCTACTAGATTTAGGAAGAATGCAAGATTGTTTGAAGATGTCGACTTTTCAAAGCAAGACGAGCCTGAGAGAACAATAGCTATCGttggagaagaagaaaaaggtttcgaAATGAAGGCTGGTGATACATCTCATGAAGCGGATTCACCTGTGTATGATGTTCATGTGATTGATAACGAGCCTAAGTCAACTGAAAAGTCAAGTAGAAGGAAATTTGACCAGAGCCGGAGTGGTTTAGAGATGAGTGCTGGGTTACCACCTGTGAGCTCAAAGAGTAGTTTAAGACGAAATTCCACATCAGCATTGGATAATGAAAGAACACGACTCGATACTGAAGTTGAGTGGTTGAGGGAAAGGTTGAGGATAGTACAAGATGGGAGAGAAAAACTTAATTTTTCTATTGATAATCGTGAAAAAGAAAGCTTACAGTTGCAACTGTTGGAGGATATTGCACGACAGCTTCAGGAGATCAGAATGCTTACTGAACCCCATACGACCCGACAAGCTTCTCTCCCTCTTGCTTCTGCCAAG GGTTTGACAAAGAAAAGACGTTGTCGAAGTGCATCTATAGGTCCACCAACACAAAGTTATTGA
- the LOC122604316 gene encoding uncharacterized protein LOC122604316: MSQKAEKLKRWFLICNRGGKKDKRSTGAPKRSTKIDCPFKLVDRLTKDHSWWVEVIDHRHNHPSARNLEGIAYARRLTDVQKEFVDEKALLGFGPNSIRDQLKDAFPDILTRSQDISNYLRQHRLKHAQQRGETRMQIVLQLLSDHQYTYQYTTDSKTGCLTNLFFVHPTSLDIWRAFPWIIEIDATYKTNVYNMPLVEIVGVTPTGKTFSIAHALIENEQHAAYTWVLQCLRSTLEEGFVVRVALTDRDLALMKAVKDVMPETKLILCRIHIWRNIELHANPSFGSKKDYGSFRHRWDKLVNSITVKEYAENEQRLKVFLADKPNLYKYLQIQWLASYKELFVSCWVDQHRNYRNYTTNRVESEHSLLKSVMHQKRLTFHRIVECVNSVVSGQYTEIKGSLEHCRQYNQNKHNYPCLKDLLGKASHVALQIMVDEIDRLKNTVKGDVSKCGCTVWASCGLPCSCRLLTYMQERRRVQEYEIDAFWCRLDITPSTCLPGNVKKDSDDDEPVEAFCGEVTAALERQPIKQRKSLMSKIKDLIYPGRSKIKDPEVQKKTRGRPVGSKKKMPDLNVSPPMPPPPKMKKSRSVHVTTPKYPDTAPDSGSCYRDFQAARHSEHVPTQSRFAEPDTELREDTRDYIDELIRSSQFSAAGPSNEPTTEPSFLDQLFGAAEPAYYLVPPTAPTGVVDQFFSADTYFPAGPSTPMPAAPSSYFDFFSTPTQPSMPPAPSPPMPPAPAPSPISPISAEQQLAALPVPPPNTRPLQTTGIKGYLDDIPNVFRPYVKGIINVSGDGNCGFRALAVALGYDENEGYEWIRLHMLAEYENNNQFYDELTRWGQVEERFFEGLSRSYVGVFRPTGYWMHMTMGAMLLSNRMGIVIHCLSTAASWTSFPFTYGPDEMPRREPISIALVHGHGHYIMVQLEGDYPMAPEIAYWVQDRVRPPVSKWKDLYRHRQLAYNRYIDATKPPPVYMGTVDSSD, translated from the exons ATGTCACAAAAGGCGGAGAAGTTAAAAAGGTGGTTCCTTATTTGCAACCGTGGTGGAAAAAAAGATAAGCGGTCAACCGGGGCACCCAAAAGGAGTACCAAAATTGACTGTCCATTCAAATTGGTAGACCGTCTGACAAAGGACCATAGTTGGTGGGTTGAAGTTATAGATCACCGACATAACCATCCATCAGCTCGTAATTTGGAAGGTATTGCGTACGCAAGACGACTAACCgatgttcaaaaagaatttgtggACGAAAAGGCGTTGCTAGGTTTTGGGCCAAATAGCATAAGGGACCAATTGAAGGATGCATTTCCCGACATCTTGACCCGTTCACAAGACATTTCTAACTACCTGCGGCAACACCGGCTAAAGCACGCCCAACAACGAGGGGAAACTCGAATGCAG ATCGTGCTCCAATTACTATCTGACCATCAGTACACGTATCAGTACACGACGGATAGCAAAACCGGATGTTTGACCAATCTCTTTTTCGTAcatcctacatcacttgacATATGGCGTGCATTTCCTTGGATCATTGAAATAGACGCCACGTATAAAACCAACGTTTACAACATGCCGCTTGTTGAGATTGTGGGTGTCACTCCAACTGGCAAGACATTCAGCATTGCGCACGCACTTATTGAAAATGAGCAACATGCGGCATACACATGGGTGTTACAGTGCTTGAGGTCGACGCTCGAAGAAGGGTTCGTCGTGCGTGTGGCACTCACTGATCGGGATCTGGCCCTCATGAAAGCAGTTAAGGATGTGATGCCGGAAACGAAGCTGATACTGTGTAGAATACACATTTGGAGGAATATTGAGTTACATGCCAACCCATCGTTTGGGTCAAAAAAAGATTATGGTTCGTTTAGACACCGGTGGGATAAACTCGTAAACTCAATCACAGTTAAAGAATACGCAGAGAATGAGCAGCGGCTAAAAGTATTCTTGGCAGATAAACCAA ATCTTTATAAGTATCTACAAATACAGTGGCTTGCCTCGTACAAGGAGTTATTTGTGTCATGTTGGGTCGACCAACACCGCAATTAtcgtaactacactaccaacagGGTTGAGAGCGAGCATTCTTTGCTGAAGTCAGTTATGCATCAAAAGCGGCTTACGTTCCATCGAATCGTTGAATGTGTTAACTCTGTTGTCAGCGGGCAATACACCGAAATAAAGGGGTCACTGGAACATTGCAGGCAgtacaatcaaaataaacacaactaTCCCTGTTTAAAGGATTTGCTCGGTAAAGCCTCCCATGTAGCCTTGCAAATTATGGTTGACGAAATTGATCGATTGAAAAATACAGTAAAAGGGGACGTGTCAAAGTGCGGGTGTACAGTATGGGCTAGTTGTGGCTTGCCATGTAGTTGTCGACTTCTAACATACATGCAGGAAC GAAGGCGTGttcaagaatatgagatagaTGCATTTTGGTGCAGGCTCGATATAACCCCGTCCACCTGCCTGCCTGGAAATGTGAAGAAAGACTCGGATGATGACGAGCCTGTTGAGGCCTTTTGTGGCGAGGTTACTGCTGCCTTGGAACGACAACCCATAAAACAAAGGAAAAGCTTGATGTCAAAAATAAAGGACCTCATCTATCCGGGTCGGTCCAAAATCAAGGATCCGGAGGTCCAAAAGAAAACACGTGGTAGACCTGTTGGGTCAAAGAAAAAG ATGCCAGACTTGAACGTATCACCTCcgatgccaccaccaccaaagatGAAAAAGTCGAGGTCCGTGCACGTGACAACACCTAAGTATCCGGATACCGCACCAGACTCAGGCTCATGCTACAGAGACTTTCAGGCGGCGAGACACAGTGAGCATGTGCCCACGCAGTCACGTTTCGCGGAGCCTGACACCGAATTACGGGAGGACACCCGTGATTATATTGATGAGTTGATCCGATCGTCACAATTTTCAGCAGCAGGGCCGAGTAATGAGCCTACAACCGAACCCTCATTCCTAGATCAGTTGTTCGGCGCAGCCGAACCCGCGTACTATCTTGTGCCACCAACAGCACCAACAGGCGTAGTGGATCAGTTCTTCAGTGCCGATACTTATTTTCCTGCAGGTCCTAGCACTCCGATGCCAGCTGCACCATCATCGTACTTTGATTTTTTCAGTACGCCCACACAACCTTCGATGCCACCAGCACCATCACCTCCGATGCCACCAGCACCAGCACCATCACCAATATCTCCCATATCAGCTGAGCAGCAATTGGCTGCTCTACCAGTACCACCACCTAACACTCGCCCACTGCAGACGACGGGTATAAAGGGTTACCTTGATGACATACCGAATGTATTTAGACCATACGTCAAGGGGATTATTAATGTCAGTGGTGATGGCAACTGTGGATTCCGGGCACTTGCTGTTGCATTGGGGTACGATGAAAACGAAGGTTACGAGTGGATCCGACTACATATGTTGGCCGAGTATGAAAACAACAACCAATTCTACGATGAACTAACAAGATGGGGACAGGTTGAAGAGAGGTTTTTTGAGGGGTTATCAAGGTCTTATGTAGGGGTGTTTAGACCAACTGGCTACTGGATGCACATGACTATGGGGGCCATGTTGTTGTCCAACAGGATGGGTATAGTAATTCACTGTTTATCTACTGCCGCCAGTTGGACTTCGTTCCCATTTACCTATGGTCCTGATGAGATGCCTAGGAGAGAGCCCATATCAATAGCATTAGTACATGGTCACGGTCACTATATCATGGTGCAGTTGGAAGGTGACTACCCGATGGCCCCGGAGATCGCATATTGGGTACAGGATCGTGTAAGGCCTCCCGTGAGCAAATGGAAAGATTTGTACCGACACCGCCAGTTAGCCtacaatagatatatagatgcaaCAAAACCTCCTCCCGTCTATATGGGAACAGTGGACTCATCTGATTAG